Proteins from a single region of Ziziphus jujuba cultivar Dongzao chromosome 1, ASM3175591v1:
- the LOC107411129 gene encoding probable LRR receptor-like serine/threonine-protein kinase At5g45780 isoform X3 has protein sequence MMERVKVAFCLFFFLFFHYYSYFYFNVAFVGASDSHLSPKGVNYEVAALMPMKSKMKDELRVMDGWDINSVDPCTWNMVGCSLEGFVISLEMTSMGLSGTLSPSIGNLSHLRTLLLQNNDITGTIPAEIGKLSELHTLDLSGNNFVGEIPSSLGFLTRLSYLRLSRNELSGQIPKLVASLTTLSFLDLSFNNLSGPPPKILAKDYSITGNNFLWTTPSAQISPAVPKPVDSNINPTSRILFCCSIHPIFFFFLVIRYGYVDNGLFAGTKSLEKVNGHHHRWVLSVSIGISCTFVVSVMLIVCWVHWYRSRLLFTSYVQQDYEFDIGHLKRFSFRELQTATSNFNPKNILGQGGFGVVYKGCLPNRTLVAVKRLKDPNYTGEVQFQTEVEMIGLALHRNLLRLYGFCMTPNERLLVYPYMPNGSVADRLRETCGEKPSLDWSKRLYIALGTARGLLYLHEQCNPKIIHRDVKAANILLDESFEAIVGDFGLAKLLDRRDSHVTTAVRGTVGHIAPEYLSTGQSSEKTDVFGFGILLLELITGQKALNAGNGQVQKGMILEWVRTLHNEKRLGVLVDRDLKGCFDPIELEKSVELALQCTQSNPYLRPKMSEVLKVLEGLVSQSGHAEESQGGTNLSEARACSFSRNYNDAPEESSFIIEAMELSGPR, from the exons ATGATGGAACGCGTAAAGGTTGCCTTttgccttttcttcttcttgttcttccaCTACTACTCTTACTTCTACTTCAATGTTGCTTTCGTTGGAGCCTCTGACAGTCATTTATCCCCCAAGGGTGTCAACTATGAAG TGGCTGCATTGATGCCGATGAAGAGTAAGATGAAGGATGAGTTGAGGGTGATGGATGGTTGGGATATAAATTCGGTTGATCCATGCACTTGGAACATGGTCGGTTGCTCTTTGGAAGGCTTTGTTATTTCCCT TGAAATGACCAGCATGGGATTATCTGGAACTCTTTCTCCGAGTATTGGGAATTTGAGTCACCTCCGGACTTT GTTGTTGCAGAATAATGACATAACTGGTACTATCCCAGCTGAGATAGGAAAACTTTCAGAGCTTCATACTCTTGACCTTTCAGGTAACAATTTTGTCGGAGAAATTCCAAGCTCGTTGGGGTTTCTGACTCGTCTAAGTTACTT GCGGCTTAGCAGGAATGAATTAAGTGGACAAATTCCTAAGCTTGTTGCAAGTCTCACTACTCTTTCATTCTT GGATTTATCATTCAATAATTTGAGTGGCCCACCTCCAAAAATACTAGCAAAAGACTACAG TATAACCGGGAACAACTTTCTCTGGACTACTCCATCAGCTCAAATTTCTCCAGCTGTTCCAAAACCAGTAGATAGTAATATAAATCCAACTTCTCGAATCCTTTTCTGTTGTTCAATTCAtccaatctttttcttttttctagttATTAGATATGGATATGTTGATAATGGTTTATTTGCAGGCACAAAATCACTGGAGAAAGTCAATGGTCATCATCACCGATGGGTGCTTTCTGTTTCCATAGGTATTAGTTGCACATTTGTCGTTTCGGTGATGCTGATTGTTTGCTGGGTGCATTGGTACAGATCTCGTCTACTCTTTACATCTTATG TGCAGCAAGATTATGAATTTGATATTGGTCATTTGAAGAGGTTCTCATTTCGTGAACTGCAAACAGCTACAAGCAATTTTAATCCCAAAAACATCCTAGGGCAAGGTGGATTTGGAGTTGTTTATAAAGGATGTCTTCCGAATAGGACACTGGTAGCAGTAAAGAGGTTGAAAGATCCAAATTACACTGGAGAAGTACAGTTTCAAACAGAAGTTGAAATGATTGGCTTGGCTTTGCATAGAAACCTATTACGCTTATATGGATTCTGTATGACTCCCAATGAGAGATTGCTGGTTTATCCTTACATGCCAAATGGTAGTGTTGCTGACCGCTTGAGAG AAACATGTGGGGAAAAGCCATCATTAGATTGGAGCAAGAGACTGTATATTGCGCTTGGAACTGCTCGGGGACTTTTATACTTGCATGAACAGTGCAATCCAAAAATTATTCATAGGGATGTGAAAGCTGCTAATATATTGTTGGATGAAAGTTTTGAAGCTATAGTTGGGGATTTTGGTCTTGCAAAGCTGTTAGATAGGAGGGATTCACATGTTACTACTGCAGTGCGGGGCACTGTAGGACACATTGCCCCAGAGTATCTTTCGACGGGACAGTCTTCTGAAAAAACTGATGTTTTTGGATTTGGTATACTACTTTTGGAACTCATAACTGGACAAAAGGCATTAAATGCTGGAAATGGTCAGGTTCAGAAGGGAATGATTCTTGAATGG GTAAGAACCTTACATAATGAGAAACGGCTGGGAGTTTTAGTAGACAGAGATCTAAAAGGATGTTTTGATCCAATAGAACTGGAAAAATCGGTGGAGTTGGCTCTGCAATGTACTCAATCAAATCCGTACCTCCGGCCAAAGATGTCAGAAGTCTTGAAGGTTTTGGAAGGTCTTGTGAGTCAGTCAGGACATGCCGAGGAATCACAAGGTGGTACCAACCTTAGTGAGGCAAGGGCTTGTAGTTTCTCCAGGAATTACAATGATGCTCCTGAAGAGTCATCTTTCATCATTGAAGCCATGGAGCTTTCCGGACCTCGGTAA
- the LOC107411129 gene encoding probable LRR receptor-like serine/threonine-protein kinase At5g45780 isoform X5: protein MMERVKVAFCLFFFLFFHYYSYFYFNVAFVGASDSHLSPKGVNYEVAALMPMKSKMKDELRVMDGWDINSVDPCTWNMVGCSLEGFVISLEMTSMGLSGTLSPSIGNLSHLRTLLLQNNDITGTIPAEIGKLSELHTLDLSGNNFVGEIPSSLGFLTRLSYLRLSRNELSGQIPKLVASLTTLSFLDLSFNNLSGPPPKILAKDYSITGNNFLWTTPSAQISPAVPKPVDSTKSLEKVNGHHHRWVLSVSIGISCTFVVSVMLIVCWVHWYRSRLLFTSYVQQDYEFDIGHLKRFSFRELQTATSNFNPKNILGQGGFGVVYKGCLPNRTLVAVKRLKDPNYTGEVQFQTEVEMIGLALHRNLLRLYGFCMTPNERLLVYPYMPNGSVADRLRETCGEKPSLDWSKRLYIALGTARGLLYLHEQCNPKIIHRDVKAANILLDESFEAIVGDFGLAKLLDRRDSHVTTAVRGTVGHIAPEYLSTGQSSEKTDVFGFGILLLELITGQKALNAGNGQVQKGMILEWVRTLHNEKRLGVLVDRDLKGCFDPIELEKSVELALQCTQSNPYLRPKMSEVLKVLEGLVSQSGHAEESQGGTNLSEARACSFSRNYNDAPEESSFIIEAMELSGPR, encoded by the exons ATGATGGAACGCGTAAAGGTTGCCTTttgccttttcttcttcttgttcttccaCTACTACTCTTACTTCTACTTCAATGTTGCTTTCGTTGGAGCCTCTGACAGTCATTTATCCCCCAAGGGTGTCAACTATGAAG TGGCTGCATTGATGCCGATGAAGAGTAAGATGAAGGATGAGTTGAGGGTGATGGATGGTTGGGATATAAATTCGGTTGATCCATGCACTTGGAACATGGTCGGTTGCTCTTTGGAAGGCTTTGTTATTTCCCT TGAAATGACCAGCATGGGATTATCTGGAACTCTTTCTCCGAGTATTGGGAATTTGAGTCACCTCCGGACTTT GTTGTTGCAGAATAATGACATAACTGGTACTATCCCAGCTGAGATAGGAAAACTTTCAGAGCTTCATACTCTTGACCTTTCAGGTAACAATTTTGTCGGAGAAATTCCAAGCTCGTTGGGGTTTCTGACTCGTCTAAGTTACTT GCGGCTTAGCAGGAATGAATTAAGTGGACAAATTCCTAAGCTTGTTGCAAGTCTCACTACTCTTTCATTCTT GGATTTATCATTCAATAATTTGAGTGGCCCACCTCCAAAAATACTAGCAAAAGACTACAG TATAACCGGGAACAACTTTCTCTGGACTACTCCATCAGCTCAAATTTCTCCAGCTGTTCCAAAACCAGTAGATA GCACAAAATCACTGGAGAAAGTCAATGGTCATCATCACCGATGGGTGCTTTCTGTTTCCATAGGTATTAGTTGCACATTTGTCGTTTCGGTGATGCTGATTGTTTGCTGGGTGCATTGGTACAGATCTCGTCTACTCTTTACATCTTATG TGCAGCAAGATTATGAATTTGATATTGGTCATTTGAAGAGGTTCTCATTTCGTGAACTGCAAACAGCTACAAGCAATTTTAATCCCAAAAACATCCTAGGGCAAGGTGGATTTGGAGTTGTTTATAAAGGATGTCTTCCGAATAGGACACTGGTAGCAGTAAAGAGGTTGAAAGATCCAAATTACACTGGAGAAGTACAGTTTCAAACAGAAGTTGAAATGATTGGCTTGGCTTTGCATAGAAACCTATTACGCTTATATGGATTCTGTATGACTCCCAATGAGAGATTGCTGGTTTATCCTTACATGCCAAATGGTAGTGTTGCTGACCGCTTGAGAG AAACATGTGGGGAAAAGCCATCATTAGATTGGAGCAAGAGACTGTATATTGCGCTTGGAACTGCTCGGGGACTTTTATACTTGCATGAACAGTGCAATCCAAAAATTATTCATAGGGATGTGAAAGCTGCTAATATATTGTTGGATGAAAGTTTTGAAGCTATAGTTGGGGATTTTGGTCTTGCAAAGCTGTTAGATAGGAGGGATTCACATGTTACTACTGCAGTGCGGGGCACTGTAGGACACATTGCCCCAGAGTATCTTTCGACGGGACAGTCTTCTGAAAAAACTGATGTTTTTGGATTTGGTATACTACTTTTGGAACTCATAACTGGACAAAAGGCATTAAATGCTGGAAATGGTCAGGTTCAGAAGGGAATGATTCTTGAATGG GTAAGAACCTTACATAATGAGAAACGGCTGGGAGTTTTAGTAGACAGAGATCTAAAAGGATGTTTTGATCCAATAGAACTGGAAAAATCGGTGGAGTTGGCTCTGCAATGTACTCAATCAAATCCGTACCTCCGGCCAAAGATGTCAGAAGTCTTGAAGGTTTTGGAAGGTCTTGTGAGTCAGTCAGGACATGCCGAGGAATCACAAGGTGGTACCAACCTTAGTGAGGCAAGGGCTTGTAGTTTCTCCAGGAATTACAATGATGCTCCTGAAGAGTCATCTTTCATCATTGAAGCCATGGAGCTTTCCGGACCTCGGTAA
- the LOC107411129 gene encoding probable LRR receptor-like serine/threonine-protein kinase At5g45780 isoform X2: MLLSLEPLTVIYPPRVSTMKVYSCKSHKPLLSFLPGLLGIKTRFLFFSSFYLAALMPMKSKMKDELRVMDGWDINSVDPCTWNMVGCSLEGFVISLMGLSGTLSPSIGNLSHLRTLLLQNNDITGTIPAEIGKLSELHTLDLSGNNFVGEIPSSLGFLTRLSYLRLSRNELSGQIPKLVASLTTLSFLDLSFNNLSGPPPKILAKDYSITGNNFLWTTPSAQISPAVPKPVDSNINPTSRILFCCSIHPIFFFFLVIRYGYVDNGLFAGTKSLEKVNGHHHRWVLSVSIGISCTFVVSVMLIVCWVHWYRSRLLFTSYVQQDYEFDIGHLKRFSFRELQTATSNFNPKNILGQGGFGVVYKGCLPNRTLVAVKRLKDPNYTGEVQFQTEVEMIGLALHRNLLRLYGFCMTPNERLLVYPYMPNGSVADRLRETCGEKPSLDWSKRLYIALGTARGLLYLHEQCNPKIIHRDVKAANILLDESFEAIVGDFGLAKLLDRRDSHVTTAVRGTVGHIAPEYLSTGQSSEKTDVFGFGILLLELITGQKALNAGNGQVQKGMILEWVRTLHNEKRLGVLVDRDLKGCFDPIELEKSVELALQCTQSNPYLRPKMSEVLKVLEGLVSQSGHAEESQGGTNLSEARACSFSRNYNDAPEESSFIIEAMELSGPR, encoded by the exons ATGTTGCTTTCGTTGGAGCCTCTGACAGTCATTTATCCCCCAAGGGTGTCAACTATGAAGGTCTACAGCTGCAAAAGCCATAAACCATTACTTAGCTTTCTTCCGGGCCTACTAGGAATAAAGACCcgtttcttgtttttttcttctttttact TGGCTGCATTGATGCCGATGAAGAGTAAGATGAAGGATGAGTTGAGGGTGATGGATGGTTGGGATATAAATTCGGTTGATCCATGCACTTGGAACATGGTCGGTTGCTCTTTGGAAGGCTTTGTTATTTCCCT CATGGGATTATCTGGAACTCTTTCTCCGAGTATTGGGAATTTGAGTCACCTCCGGACTTT GTTGTTGCAGAATAATGACATAACTGGTACTATCCCAGCTGAGATAGGAAAACTTTCAGAGCTTCATACTCTTGACCTTTCAGGTAACAATTTTGTCGGAGAAATTCCAAGCTCGTTGGGGTTTCTGACTCGTCTAAGTTACTT GCGGCTTAGCAGGAATGAATTAAGTGGACAAATTCCTAAGCTTGTTGCAAGTCTCACTACTCTTTCATTCTT GGATTTATCATTCAATAATTTGAGTGGCCCACCTCCAAAAATACTAGCAAAAGACTACAG TATAACCGGGAACAACTTTCTCTGGACTACTCCATCAGCTCAAATTTCTCCAGCTGTTCCAAAACCAGTAGATAGTAATATAAATCCAACTTCTCGAATCCTTTTCTGTTGTTCAATTCAtccaatctttttcttttttctagttATTAGATATGGATATGTTGATAATGGTTTATTTGCAGGCACAAAATCACTGGAGAAAGTCAATGGTCATCATCACCGATGGGTGCTTTCTGTTTCCATAGGTATTAGTTGCACATTTGTCGTTTCGGTGATGCTGATTGTTTGCTGGGTGCATTGGTACAGATCTCGTCTACTCTTTACATCTTATG TGCAGCAAGATTATGAATTTGATATTGGTCATTTGAAGAGGTTCTCATTTCGTGAACTGCAAACAGCTACAAGCAATTTTAATCCCAAAAACATCCTAGGGCAAGGTGGATTTGGAGTTGTTTATAAAGGATGTCTTCCGAATAGGACACTGGTAGCAGTAAAGAGGTTGAAAGATCCAAATTACACTGGAGAAGTACAGTTTCAAACAGAAGTTGAAATGATTGGCTTGGCTTTGCATAGAAACCTATTACGCTTATATGGATTCTGTATGACTCCCAATGAGAGATTGCTGGTTTATCCTTACATGCCAAATGGTAGTGTTGCTGACCGCTTGAGAG AAACATGTGGGGAAAAGCCATCATTAGATTGGAGCAAGAGACTGTATATTGCGCTTGGAACTGCTCGGGGACTTTTATACTTGCATGAACAGTGCAATCCAAAAATTATTCATAGGGATGTGAAAGCTGCTAATATATTGTTGGATGAAAGTTTTGAAGCTATAGTTGGGGATTTTGGTCTTGCAAAGCTGTTAGATAGGAGGGATTCACATGTTACTACTGCAGTGCGGGGCACTGTAGGACACATTGCCCCAGAGTATCTTTCGACGGGACAGTCTTCTGAAAAAACTGATGTTTTTGGATTTGGTATACTACTTTTGGAACTCATAACTGGACAAAAGGCATTAAATGCTGGAAATGGTCAGGTTCAGAAGGGAATGATTCTTGAATGG GTAAGAACCTTACATAATGAGAAACGGCTGGGAGTTTTAGTAGACAGAGATCTAAAAGGATGTTTTGATCCAATAGAACTGGAAAAATCGGTGGAGTTGGCTCTGCAATGTACTCAATCAAATCCGTACCTCCGGCCAAAGATGTCAGAAGTCTTGAAGGTTTTGGAAGGTCTTGTGAGTCAGTCAGGACATGCCGAGGAATCACAAGGTGGTACCAACCTTAGTGAGGCAAGGGCTTGTAGTTTCTCCAGGAATTACAATGATGCTCCTGAAGAGTCATCTTTCATCATTGAAGCCATGGAGCTTTCCGGACCTCGGTAA
- the LOC107411129 gene encoding probable LRR receptor-like serine/threonine-protein kinase At5g45780 isoform X1 produces the protein MLLSLEPLTVIYPPRVSTMKVYSCKSHKPLLSFLPGLLGIKTRFLFFSSFYLAALMPMKSKMKDELRVMDGWDINSVDPCTWNMVGCSLEGFVISLEMTSMGLSGTLSPSIGNLSHLRTLLLQNNDITGTIPAEIGKLSELHTLDLSGNNFVGEIPSSLGFLTRLSYLRLSRNELSGQIPKLVASLTTLSFLDLSFNNLSGPPPKILAKDYSITGNNFLWTTPSAQISPAVPKPVDSNINPTSRILFCCSIHPIFFFFLVIRYGYVDNGLFAGTKSLEKVNGHHHRWVLSVSIGISCTFVVSVMLIVCWVHWYRSRLLFTSYVQQDYEFDIGHLKRFSFRELQTATSNFNPKNILGQGGFGVVYKGCLPNRTLVAVKRLKDPNYTGEVQFQTEVEMIGLALHRNLLRLYGFCMTPNERLLVYPYMPNGSVADRLRETCGEKPSLDWSKRLYIALGTARGLLYLHEQCNPKIIHRDVKAANILLDESFEAIVGDFGLAKLLDRRDSHVTTAVRGTVGHIAPEYLSTGQSSEKTDVFGFGILLLELITGQKALNAGNGQVQKGMILEWVRTLHNEKRLGVLVDRDLKGCFDPIELEKSVELALQCTQSNPYLRPKMSEVLKVLEGLVSQSGHAEESQGGTNLSEARACSFSRNYNDAPEESSFIIEAMELSGPR, from the exons ATGTTGCTTTCGTTGGAGCCTCTGACAGTCATTTATCCCCCAAGGGTGTCAACTATGAAGGTCTACAGCTGCAAAAGCCATAAACCATTACTTAGCTTTCTTCCGGGCCTACTAGGAATAAAGACCcgtttcttgtttttttcttctttttact TGGCTGCATTGATGCCGATGAAGAGTAAGATGAAGGATGAGTTGAGGGTGATGGATGGTTGGGATATAAATTCGGTTGATCCATGCACTTGGAACATGGTCGGTTGCTCTTTGGAAGGCTTTGTTATTTCCCT TGAAATGACCAGCATGGGATTATCTGGAACTCTTTCTCCGAGTATTGGGAATTTGAGTCACCTCCGGACTTT GTTGTTGCAGAATAATGACATAACTGGTACTATCCCAGCTGAGATAGGAAAACTTTCAGAGCTTCATACTCTTGACCTTTCAGGTAACAATTTTGTCGGAGAAATTCCAAGCTCGTTGGGGTTTCTGACTCGTCTAAGTTACTT GCGGCTTAGCAGGAATGAATTAAGTGGACAAATTCCTAAGCTTGTTGCAAGTCTCACTACTCTTTCATTCTT GGATTTATCATTCAATAATTTGAGTGGCCCACCTCCAAAAATACTAGCAAAAGACTACAG TATAACCGGGAACAACTTTCTCTGGACTACTCCATCAGCTCAAATTTCTCCAGCTGTTCCAAAACCAGTAGATAGTAATATAAATCCAACTTCTCGAATCCTTTTCTGTTGTTCAATTCAtccaatctttttcttttttctagttATTAGATATGGATATGTTGATAATGGTTTATTTGCAGGCACAAAATCACTGGAGAAAGTCAATGGTCATCATCACCGATGGGTGCTTTCTGTTTCCATAGGTATTAGTTGCACATTTGTCGTTTCGGTGATGCTGATTGTTTGCTGGGTGCATTGGTACAGATCTCGTCTACTCTTTACATCTTATG TGCAGCAAGATTATGAATTTGATATTGGTCATTTGAAGAGGTTCTCATTTCGTGAACTGCAAACAGCTACAAGCAATTTTAATCCCAAAAACATCCTAGGGCAAGGTGGATTTGGAGTTGTTTATAAAGGATGTCTTCCGAATAGGACACTGGTAGCAGTAAAGAGGTTGAAAGATCCAAATTACACTGGAGAAGTACAGTTTCAAACAGAAGTTGAAATGATTGGCTTGGCTTTGCATAGAAACCTATTACGCTTATATGGATTCTGTATGACTCCCAATGAGAGATTGCTGGTTTATCCTTACATGCCAAATGGTAGTGTTGCTGACCGCTTGAGAG AAACATGTGGGGAAAAGCCATCATTAGATTGGAGCAAGAGACTGTATATTGCGCTTGGAACTGCTCGGGGACTTTTATACTTGCATGAACAGTGCAATCCAAAAATTATTCATAGGGATGTGAAAGCTGCTAATATATTGTTGGATGAAAGTTTTGAAGCTATAGTTGGGGATTTTGGTCTTGCAAAGCTGTTAGATAGGAGGGATTCACATGTTACTACTGCAGTGCGGGGCACTGTAGGACACATTGCCCCAGAGTATCTTTCGACGGGACAGTCTTCTGAAAAAACTGATGTTTTTGGATTTGGTATACTACTTTTGGAACTCATAACTGGACAAAAGGCATTAAATGCTGGAAATGGTCAGGTTCAGAAGGGAATGATTCTTGAATGG GTAAGAACCTTACATAATGAGAAACGGCTGGGAGTTTTAGTAGACAGAGATCTAAAAGGATGTTTTGATCCAATAGAACTGGAAAAATCGGTGGAGTTGGCTCTGCAATGTACTCAATCAAATCCGTACCTCCGGCCAAAGATGTCAGAAGTCTTGAAGGTTTTGGAAGGTCTTGTGAGTCAGTCAGGACATGCCGAGGAATCACAAGGTGGTACCAACCTTAGTGAGGCAAGGGCTTGTAGTTTCTCCAGGAATTACAATGATGCTCCTGAAGAGTCATCTTTCATCATTGAAGCCATGGAGCTTTCCGGACCTCGGTAA
- the LOC107411129 gene encoding probable LRR receptor-like serine/threonine-protein kinase At5g45780 isoform X4: MLLSLEPLTVIYPPRVSTMKVYSCKSHKPLLSFLPGLLGIKTRFLFFSSFYLAALMPMKSKMKDELRVMDGWDINSVDPCTWNMVGCSLEGFVISLEMTSMGLSGTLSPSIGNLSHLRTLLLQNNDITGTIPAEIGKLSELHTLDLSGNNFVGEIPSSLGFLTRLSYLRLSRNELSGQIPKLVASLTTLSFLDLSFNNLSGPPPKILAKDYSITGNNFLWTTPSAQISPAVPKPVDSTKSLEKVNGHHHRWVLSVSIGISCTFVVSVMLIVCWVHWYRSRLLFTSYVQQDYEFDIGHLKRFSFRELQTATSNFNPKNILGQGGFGVVYKGCLPNRTLVAVKRLKDPNYTGEVQFQTEVEMIGLALHRNLLRLYGFCMTPNERLLVYPYMPNGSVADRLRETCGEKPSLDWSKRLYIALGTARGLLYLHEQCNPKIIHRDVKAANILLDESFEAIVGDFGLAKLLDRRDSHVTTAVRGTVGHIAPEYLSTGQSSEKTDVFGFGILLLELITGQKALNAGNGQVQKGMILEWVRTLHNEKRLGVLVDRDLKGCFDPIELEKSVELALQCTQSNPYLRPKMSEVLKVLEGLVSQSGHAEESQGGTNLSEARACSFSRNYNDAPEESSFIIEAMELSGPR; this comes from the exons ATGTTGCTTTCGTTGGAGCCTCTGACAGTCATTTATCCCCCAAGGGTGTCAACTATGAAGGTCTACAGCTGCAAAAGCCATAAACCATTACTTAGCTTTCTTCCGGGCCTACTAGGAATAAAGACCcgtttcttgtttttttcttctttttact TGGCTGCATTGATGCCGATGAAGAGTAAGATGAAGGATGAGTTGAGGGTGATGGATGGTTGGGATATAAATTCGGTTGATCCATGCACTTGGAACATGGTCGGTTGCTCTTTGGAAGGCTTTGTTATTTCCCT TGAAATGACCAGCATGGGATTATCTGGAACTCTTTCTCCGAGTATTGGGAATTTGAGTCACCTCCGGACTTT GTTGTTGCAGAATAATGACATAACTGGTACTATCCCAGCTGAGATAGGAAAACTTTCAGAGCTTCATACTCTTGACCTTTCAGGTAACAATTTTGTCGGAGAAATTCCAAGCTCGTTGGGGTTTCTGACTCGTCTAAGTTACTT GCGGCTTAGCAGGAATGAATTAAGTGGACAAATTCCTAAGCTTGTTGCAAGTCTCACTACTCTTTCATTCTT GGATTTATCATTCAATAATTTGAGTGGCCCACCTCCAAAAATACTAGCAAAAGACTACAG TATAACCGGGAACAACTTTCTCTGGACTACTCCATCAGCTCAAATTTCTCCAGCTGTTCCAAAACCAGTAGATA GCACAAAATCACTGGAGAAAGTCAATGGTCATCATCACCGATGGGTGCTTTCTGTTTCCATAGGTATTAGTTGCACATTTGTCGTTTCGGTGATGCTGATTGTTTGCTGGGTGCATTGGTACAGATCTCGTCTACTCTTTACATCTTATG TGCAGCAAGATTATGAATTTGATATTGGTCATTTGAAGAGGTTCTCATTTCGTGAACTGCAAACAGCTACAAGCAATTTTAATCCCAAAAACATCCTAGGGCAAGGTGGATTTGGAGTTGTTTATAAAGGATGTCTTCCGAATAGGACACTGGTAGCAGTAAAGAGGTTGAAAGATCCAAATTACACTGGAGAAGTACAGTTTCAAACAGAAGTTGAAATGATTGGCTTGGCTTTGCATAGAAACCTATTACGCTTATATGGATTCTGTATGACTCCCAATGAGAGATTGCTGGTTTATCCTTACATGCCAAATGGTAGTGTTGCTGACCGCTTGAGAG AAACATGTGGGGAAAAGCCATCATTAGATTGGAGCAAGAGACTGTATATTGCGCTTGGAACTGCTCGGGGACTTTTATACTTGCATGAACAGTGCAATCCAAAAATTATTCATAGGGATGTGAAAGCTGCTAATATATTGTTGGATGAAAGTTTTGAAGCTATAGTTGGGGATTTTGGTCTTGCAAAGCTGTTAGATAGGAGGGATTCACATGTTACTACTGCAGTGCGGGGCACTGTAGGACACATTGCCCCAGAGTATCTTTCGACGGGACAGTCTTCTGAAAAAACTGATGTTTTTGGATTTGGTATACTACTTTTGGAACTCATAACTGGACAAAAGGCATTAAATGCTGGAAATGGTCAGGTTCAGAAGGGAATGATTCTTGAATGG GTAAGAACCTTACATAATGAGAAACGGCTGGGAGTTTTAGTAGACAGAGATCTAAAAGGATGTTTTGATCCAATAGAACTGGAAAAATCGGTGGAGTTGGCTCTGCAATGTACTCAATCAAATCCGTACCTCCGGCCAAAGATGTCAGAAGTCTTGAAGGTTTTGGAAGGTCTTGTGAGTCAGTCAGGACATGCCGAGGAATCACAAGGTGGTACCAACCTTAGTGAGGCAAGGGCTTGTAGTTTCTCCAGGAATTACAATGATGCTCCTGAAGAGTCATCTTTCATCATTGAAGCCATGGAGCTTTCCGGACCTCGGTAA